In Gimesia panareensis, the genomic window AATTCGATCCAGCGATCACTCGGCGATTACCGGGATTCCGTTAATGGAGTTGACATCCCTGTTGAGGCGGGCGGGTCTGGAACTTCCCTGAAGGCGAGTCACGAAATAAAAAAACGCCTGCAGAGGTTTCCCCCTGCAGGCGCGGTTCGACATTATTCTACTGCGTCACTCAGACGGACTGAACGTCCAGGAGTGCTTCCCGCAGACGGTTTCGTGCGGTGTGCAGTCGACGCTTGATCGTACCGATAGGCCGATCGAATTCGTCACTCATTTCCTTCAGGGACTGGCCCTTGAAGTAGAATGAGATCAGAGTTTCACGGTCGACTTCACCCAGCTGCGCCAGTCCGCCACGCAGTTCAGTAGCCCGCTCGCTTTCCAGCAGTTTGTCCAGCGGGTTTTCCGGTTCATCGTCCAGGACGATGAAGGTATCCGGGCTCTGAATGCATTCGTTCGGCCGACGGACAGCTCGATTGATCGACATCCGGACGGCAATCTGACGCAGCCAGCCACCGAATCGCTCCGGTGCATTCAGCTGTGACAGTTTCCGCATGGCCTGGATGAAGACATCCTGAGTGACTTCACTGGCTTCAGCGTGGTTACGCAGACGCTTCATGACGATCGCGAAGACCGTCGATTCAAATTGAACAACAAGTGAACCGAAGGCGTCCCGATCTCCATTCTGAGCAGCCGTAACTAATTCGATTAAGTTCTGATCTTCCATTGTACTATCTCTTCTCTGTCCCTGAATCAGGACTCTGGATTCATTGAAGTTCAAAGTGGCTCGTTAAGCACATTCAAACCGGAAACGGAACAGCATTTGAGTCAGCCGCAGAACCAGAGAAAAAGCGTGTGCGTTTTCACAGGTCACCAGAGGGCCCAACGTGCTACGTTTGCCAGTCAAATGGCAGGGTCAGCTAAAAGGCTGTCGCGTTTTAACCAACCACTTTGAGGAAACGATTTTCTGCTAAAAAGCAGGGAAATTCGGACTGCTTATGAAGCAGTTCCGGTCACGGTGGTCAGGGGGGTTCCCGTTATCAGCTGATATCTTTGATACAGCTGATGCATTGTGGGTTGATGTTGACAACAACAATGCCAACCCATCGGGGAGGACCCCGGCATACCACCGGATTCCGACAATCGTTCTCCACTTAGAGGGCTTAACGTATCGAGACGGAGGGCGGCACGGACGACATCAATCGCTTTCACGACAGCTGCTGTTTTGACAAACGCGCTGTTGTTAATTGCTTTGACGACGAAACGACGATTCTGTTTAGAAAAAATCATCAGTGCACCTCCTGCGTTAAACCGCAGAGAAAGAGACTAAAAAGAGAGGCTCGTGCCTCATAAGAAAAAAACGGACACAAGCCGTTCACAAATCATTCAGTGGATAAACCTGTTATGATGAGTAACAGGAGTATCCCTCTGCCAGTAAGACATGATTGCCCTGACAAAGGTTCGCTCATTTTTGACAGTTTTCGGAAAAATGACGATTCTTTCAAGAGAAGTTTTCCGGATTCCACGGTGAAACGGAACATTCCGGAACGTCCCACCCTGAAAGGAACATCCGTAATCCATTACCTAATAAACACTTACAAACACTTCACCAGCCAAAAATGACGGGCAACATTTTTTCAGTATTTTTAAACGGAACTGCTGCGAAAACTTATTTCTGGCGGGAAATCAGCGAATAGACTTTGAACCCGTTCTGCAGATTCTCGACGGGAATGTAGGTTTTCGTACTGAGTGACTGCTTCCCCGTTGTCAGGCTGAAGGTGAGATAGGAGTCCTGAATCCCCAGTTCGCGGATCTGTTTCTCGGCAAACGGTCCTGTCTGCTGACGGCTTTCGGCAAAGATATTCAGGATTCGCATTACCGTCCCGGAGACATCAATCAGGGCCAGAATATTGGCTTTGTCTGCTCCCCGGGCGCGTGCCTGGCGGAAGGCACTCTGATTCTGAGCAATCAGGGACGATTTGTCTGGCGCATTGAGCGCATCCATAAATTTCTGCATCGAAGCAGTCCCGCCCATCACCTGCAGAACTTTCCCTGCAGGGTAAGCCATCCGATTCGTGATTCCGGAGGGGCCATACAGAATCTCCAGCATCCGTTTCTGGATCTGTAGTGGATCGGAAGCCGGATCGATCTCCTGTTTTATGACGGTCAGGTCCACCGGCAGACCGCCTGC contains:
- a CDS encoding RNA polymerase sigma factor — translated: MEDQNLIELVTAAQNGDRDAFGSLVVQFESTVFAIVMKRLRNHAEASEVTQDVFIQAMRKLSQLNAPERFGGWLRQIAVRMSINRAVRRPNECIQSPDTFIVLDDEPENPLDKLLESERATELRGGLAQLGEVDRETLISFYFKGQSLKEMSDEFDRPIGTIKRRLHTARNRLREALLDVQSV